The genomic window TCGCGATAGGCGAAGTTCAGGGCATGGACGGTGCTCACGATACGGCCTCCGTTTGGGCTTCGCGCCGGATCGCATTGGCGGAAGCGACGAGGATGCGGGCGAAACGCTCGGCGTCGAGCGGTTCGAGGGCGTCGGCGGGGGACGGCGACACCGCCGCCTCCGCGAAGGAATAGGTGCCGGACGCGGCGGCGGCGAGCAGGCCGCCCATGCGCCGCGCGGCGTCGAGCCTTGTGGGCACGATGCGCGTGGCGCCGGTCTTGGTGAAGGATTCGCCGATCTCCACGCTTTCGATCGGATCGAGCCCGGCGGGCAAGGCGAGCAATGCGTCGCCACCCGACGCGACGACGAAGCGCGCGGTCGCGGCGATCTCGGCCTGCGAGAACGGGTTCGCGGCGGCGGTGTCGACGATCAGCAGCGCATCGTTGCGCGACGCGCGCACGAAACGCGCGAGGTCTTCGGGCGCTTCGGCGATGTCGAAGTCGATACCCAGGATATTGGCGAAAGATGCGAGGGCCGGCACGCCGCCCGCCGAATTGCGATCGCAGGTGATGAGGCGCACGGGCTCGCCGTCGAGCACGGCTTGGGTGGCGATCTTGGCGGCGACCAGCGTTTTACCCGACGCCGGCGGGCCGACGATGACGAGGGGGGCGCCGGATGTGCGGCGCATCAGCGGATCGAAACGGTAAAGACCCGCCAAGCGCTTGGCCAGCGCCGCCCCCACGCTGGGAATGCCCGCGCGCCGGCCCAGCAGCGACGGGCCGTCGAGCACGCGCCGGCGGAGCATCGGCGGCACGTTGTGATAGGCGAGGATTTGATCGATCGGATCGGCTTCGGGCGGCTGCGGACGCGCGCGGCCGAAAGCCGGGCCTTGCGGTGCTTCGAATTCGTCCTCGAGCTCGGCCACGTCGCGCGGCTCGTAAGCGGGCTCGGGCGCGTCGGGGGCGGCTTCGAGTGCTGCGACCACGCGCACCAGATCGCCTTGCGTTTCGGTCGACACCACCAAGGCTTCGTCGCCCAATTCGCGGCGGATCTGGGCGATCGCGTCTTCGGCGGTGGCGGCGGTGTAGGATTTGAGGCGCATTTACATTCGTCCTCAGATCGAGCCGACGGTTTTGATCCGCGCGCGCGGATGGATTTCGTTTTGCGACATCACGACCGTCGCGGGGCGGAAGCGTTCGATGATCGAGCGCACGAAGGGCCGCGCCAGGGGGCTGGTCAGCAGCACCGGGCTTTCGCCCATCAGGGCGTGGCGTTCGAACACCGTGCGCACCGATTGGATGAATTCCTGCAAGCGCGACGGCGGCATCGAAAGCTGACGATCGTCGCCTTGGCCGACGATGGATTCGGCGAAGCTCTGCTCCCATTCCGGCCCCAGCGTGACCAGCGGGATGAACTGGCCGTCGGCCGAGTTCTGTTCGCAGATCTGGCGGGCGAGGCGCGCGCGCACATGTTCGGTGATCGCGGTGATGTTGCGCGTATGGCCGGCCGATTCCGACACGGCTTCCAGGATCGCGGGCAGATCGCGGATCGACACGCGTTCGGCCAGCAGGTTCTGCAGCGTGCGCTGCAAGCCGCCGACGGTGATCGACGAGGGAATAAGCTCTTCGACCAGCTTCTTGTGTTCCTTGGGCAGGTCGTCGAGCAGCTTCTGCGTTTCCGAATAGGAAAGCAGATCGGACATATGGTCCTTCACGATCTCGGTCAGATGCGTGGTGATGACCGTCTGCGGATCGACGACCGTCAGGCCCTTGAACATCGCTTCTTCGCGCAAGGCTTCGTCGACCCACATCGCGGGCAATCCGAATGTCGGTTCCTTCGTCGCCTCGCCCGGCAGCGGGATCGTATCGCCGCGCGGGTCCATAATCAGCAATTGACCGGGGCGCAGATCGCCGCGGCCCGCGACGATTTCCTTGATGCGGATGCAATACTCGGTCGACGGCAGCTGCATATTGTCTTGGATGCGCACCGAAGGCATGACGAAGCCTTGATCGGCGGCGAGCTGGCGGCGCAGCGCCTTGATCTGGTCGGTCAGCTTCTGGCCCTTGTCGGCGTTGATCAGCGACAACAGGCCGTAGCCGAGTTCGAGGCGGATCAAATCGATATGCAGCGACGCCTGGATCGGTTCTTCGGGCGGCGGCGGGGGCGTGTCGGCGATCTGCTTCTGGATCGCGGCCTCGACTTCCGTCTTCTTGACGTTTTCGAGCATCACATAGCCGGCGTATCCGGCCGCCGCCGACAGAATCGCGAAAGGCAGGAAGGGCAGGCCGGGCATGACGGCAAGCGCGCCGGTCAGGATCGAGCACAGCACCAGCGCCTTGGGATAGCCGCCGAGCTGGCCGATCAGCGCCTTGTCGGCCGCACCGCGCACGCCCGACTTCGTCACGAGCAAGCCGGCGGCGATCGAAGTGATGAGGGCGGGGACCTGGCTGACCAGACCGTCGCCGATGGTCAGCAGCGTGTAATACTGCGCGGCCTGGGCGAAGTTGAGGCCGTGCGCCGTCGTGCCGATGATGAGGCCCGCGACGATATTGATGAAGGTGATGAGCAAGGCGGCGACGGCGTCGCCGCGCACGAATTTCGCGGCACCGTCCATCGAGCCGAAGAACTGGCTTTCGTCCTCCAGCTCCTGGCGGCGCTTGCGCGCCGTGCCTTCGTCGATCAAACCGGCCGACAGATCGGCGTCGATCGCCATCTGCTTGCCGGGCATCGCGTCCAAGGTGAAGCGCGCGGACACTTCCGCGATGCGCCCCGAACCCTTGGTGATGACGACGAAGTTCACGATCACCAGGATCGCGAACACGATCACGCCGATGATGAAGCTGCCGCCCATCAGCAGCGCGCCGAAGGCCTGAATGACCGCACCCGCGGCTTGCGGGCCTTCGTGGCCGTGGCTGAGGATGAGACGCGTGGTGGCGAGGTTCAGCGCCAAGCGCATCAGCGTCGAAATCAGCAGGACGGTAGGGAAGGAGCTGAAATCCAGCGGCCGCTGGATGAACAGCGAGACGAGCAGGATGAGGACCGAGAAGGTGATCGACAACGCGAGGAAGATGTCGAGCAGCCATGTCGGCAGCGGAATCAGCAGAACCAGGACGATGCCGAACACGCCCAACGCCAGCATGATGTCCGTCTGACGGCCAAGGCCGTTCAGTCGATCCATCAAGGTCGGGCCTTGCGCGGCGCCGCCGGTATCGGGCGGCGGGGCTTCGGCGGCGGCGGGCTCTGCCATGCGCGTTTATCCGATCAGAACGCCGCGCGCGGCTCGCCGCCTTGCGGGGGCGGCGGCGCGAAGCCTTGGTCGGAATAGATCTTCAGCTTGTTGCGCAGCGTGCGGATCGAAATTCCCAGGATATTCGCCGCATGCGTGCGGTTGCCCAGGCAATGGCTCAGCGTGTCGATGATCAGCTCGCGCTCGACATCTTCGACCGTGCGGCCGACGAGACCCGGCTTCGGACCGCCGGGTGCCGTTTGCGCGCCGCCGCTTTGCGATGCGGCGGTCGGGGCGGGACGGTCGTCGGCGCGCGTGGCCCCTTGCAGGACGATCGCTTCCGCGCCGATGGTCGGGCCCTTGGACAGCAGCACCGCGCGATGGATGGTGTTCTCGAGTTCGCGCACATTGCCGCGCCACGCATGCGCGCGCAGCATCGCTTTGGCTTCGGGCGCGATCTCGCGCGCCTCGGCGCCGTTGGCTTCGGCGTATTTGCGCAGGAAATGGTCGGCCAGCACCTCGATATCGGCGGGGCGCGCGCGCAACGGCGGCAAGCGCAGCGTGACGACGTTGAGGCGGAAATAGAGATCCTCGCGGAAGCGGCCGGCGCGCACTTCGGCTTCGAGATCGCGGTTGGTCGAGGCGAGGATGCGGATATCGACCTTGATCGGCGTGGTGCCGCCCACGCGGTCGATCACGCGTTCCTGGATCGCGCGCAGCAGCTTCGCCTGCAAGCGCATATCCATCTCGCCCAATTCGT from Alphaproteobacteria bacterium includes these protein-coding regions:
- the flhA gene encoding flagellar biosynthesis protein FlhA, whose protein sequence is MAEPAAAEAPPPDTGGAAQGPTLMDRLNGLGRQTDIMLALGVFGIVLVLLIPLPTWLLDIFLALSITFSVLILLVSLFIQRPLDFSSFPTVLLISTLMRLALNLATTRLILSHGHEGPQAAGAVIQAFGALLMGGSFIIGVIVFAILVIVNFVVITKGSGRIAEVSARFTLDAMPGKQMAIDADLSAGLIDEGTARKRRQELEDESQFFGSMDGAAKFVRGDAVAALLITFINIVAGLIIGTTAHGLNFAQAAQYYTLLTIGDGLVSQVPALITSIAAGLLVTKSGVRGAADKALIGQLGGYPKALVLCSILTGALAVMPGLPFLPFAILSAAAGYAGYVMLENVKKTEVEAAIQKQIADTPPPPPEEPIQASLHIDLIRLELGYGLLSLINADKGQKLTDQIKALRRQLAADQGFVMPSVRIQDNMQLPSTEYCIRIKEIVAGRGDLRPGQLLIMDPRGDTIPLPGEATKEPTFGLPAMWVDEALREEAMFKGLTVVDPQTVITTHLTEIVKDHMSDLLSYSETQKLLDDLPKEHKKLVEELIPSSITVGGLQRTLQNLLAERVSIRDLPAILEAVSESAGHTRNITAITEHVRARLARQICEQNSADGQFIPLVTLGPEWEQSFAESIVGQGDDRQLSMPPSRLQEFIQSVRTVFERHALMGESPVLLTSPLARPFVRSIIERFRPATVVMSQNEIHPRARIKTVGSI
- a CDS encoding sigma-54-dependent Fis family transcriptional regulator — translated: MRLLIVGTLSGQVSTAAKIAIARGAKVSQVDSVERGMEALRGGKGADLVMVDVGLDVGALVEGLRAERIHVPVVACGIGTDSAAAVRAIKAGAKEYIPLPPEPELIAAVLAAVTEESSAIVFKDPAMADTLRLADRVAASDASILITGESGTGKELMARYIHAKSKRAGAPIICVNCAAIPDNLLESELFGHEKGAFTGAVARRVGKFEEADSGTLFLDELGEMDMRLQAKLLRAIQERVIDRVGGTTPIKVDIRILASTNRDLEAEVRAGRFREDLYFRLNVVTLRLPPLRARPADIEVLADHFLRKYAEANGAEAREIAPEAKAMLRAHAWRGNVRELENTIHRAVLLSKGPTIGAEAIVLQGATRADDRPAPTAASQSGGAQTAPGGPKPGLVGRTVEDVERELIIDTLSHCLGNRTHAANILGISIRTLRNKLKIYSDQGFAPPPPQGGEPRAAF